Genomic DNA from Bemisia tabaci chromosome 2, PGI_BMITA_v3:
cattcgctatgtgtaacttcCTTAGAAGCGagggtcggttcgatttttagacatacgcactcTTTATAGACCCCTTGAGAGACCTtcaaacatatttcttccttttcaaaatgactattgatctagacatatcatagcatatcttGGGCAAACTTAACTTTAATTatctcgaaattaaaaaataagatacttccaaagtgtaaacgcgatacaactattcgcgcaaaaTGGATGTTCACATTGCATATTAAGGATgaaagacgcgatggcgtgagtcgtgaactcgcaatgatctgctctatgctactagtttaaAGAACCATTACGAATAGGAAACGGAAAGAAACACAAAATGGAAATAGAGGCagggaaaggatgcgcatttacgacggcgcagagatacaactatttgtacttgatggacgtccgtgctgtatctgaaaaattgaaggcgggatgacacgaagcgtgagctctcagtGCTCTGCTATAAGCTGTcaatgagatgtcgctcagattcgggagtaaagttaaaaaagaggcccgaacacatctctcctaccttcggctgtgtaactcacgtagtgcttgaagcaccattatgaataagacaaacggaaacaaacacaatatgggaaTAGAGCCAGGGAAaagatgcgcgtttacgacggcgcagagatacgactattcgtacttgatggacgtccgtgctgtatctgaaaaattgaaggcgcgatgacgcgaagcgtgagctctcaatgctctgctatatgctgccaatgaggtgtcgctcagattcgggagtaaagttaaaaaagaggccctaatacgtctttcctgtcttcggctaTGTTGAtactctttctttcttcttctttcaggttcttgtctgattttttttttcagggtgaaTTTTCAGACCCACGTCtcaagctcgtgtaaaccgcagcactggctcggatcttttggaaataatggtgcttggatgcgtctagtggctttggttttttatgttttctttaatttcagaagtcggTCAGTTACTTCAAAACgctcaattttgcaatttttactctgtgaactaaataaactttgaacctgaagatagcgtaaacttgtgctgctttgccaacaTTTTCTGAGCCCCTCTCCACGGAGGGtagatgccctaccaggaaatatcacattacgcatCACattacattgcgactctattgtacttcACGAGTACGTGCATATCATTTTAGACTCATTTAAGCGAAAAAGTCCACCAACGATGAGGGTTTCAAAACCGATGCTGATCGAGTTGGACGTCTTTCTGCGAAACGAAACTATGCGCATTAtcacgtaagccctgttatgcattattcttatgggtctcagagctcatgccttaatgcacgtAGTACCATTTGggagaaatacgtcaaattgatTGAAACTGATAACGTGAATCAGTCGATTTAAAAACAGgtccaaaaaattaaagaactgaggtttttttgcaaaaaaaaaactgtttgatGTGAGGACTTCCAAGCAAAATTTCCACAAGGCGCCGTTCAAATCTTACGTGACGCATTGATTGGGGAAGGGGGGTGGGTGGATTcagccagcgttacggtgcaTTATAAGGGAGAAGGGGgtcaagcccagcgttacgtGACATATCCTAGCcgggagaaataaaaaaaactttaataattttaaattttcataataatttatgaattattgtcattcgataaaatcgaataTTATCGTAATTTTTCACTATATTTTATTCTATAATATTGCTAggaatcgccgtcgataaaatcgagattttattgtaaatttatgcgatgaaatcgcaatttagcGCAATTTTGTGTCCATTGAAATAAGTTGACACCTATAAAATTGAGATACTTTCTCCGATCAACTTACAACTTATCACGATCACAGCTACTTGGGATTGGTGACTTATCAGAAGGCAATAAACAGTGATAAAAGAGAAACTTACCCAGAGGAGGAGAGCAAGTCGATTTGTTTCAGACATTTTTGCACACTGACTTGAATGATGAACGCTTGTCACCTGCCTCGATCTGGGCCCATGCGTGATTTATAAAAGATTCTCAGTCCTTTTTTCTCCCtgttttcctcctatttttcgTCTAGCGAAGAGGATTTTTGCAATGGTGCAGCTGTTATTACTCACTGTCTTGCGCAAGCGACACACCTCATATTTTGGGTGAATGAAAAACTCCCAGATAGAGATCGTGGTCTCAACATTGCAAAACAGatcaaaatgtaaaaagaaaGCAATTTCAAGGAACAGATGGTAGAACCAGAGAAGCTTAATTGCATGCAACGCTTCAAACTAATGACTGTTTTCCCCTTTCGCGGGTGAATATTTTAcgcaaaaaatttcaggaaatgttcattaaatgttaaggaaaattaaaaaaaaaaaaaacataaaagttTTTAAGTAAATATAGATAACActgtgcaacaaaaaaaatgacaaaaatgtctccTGTACGAGATAAAGTGAtccttatgtattttgaggcgttgaatccgaatatgacctccgttttttcccatcaccctccagttttccggaaaagtcgattttacccggaaaaatggccatttttgggcatttttggtgtttttgcgactattaccccctgcagaatgtaggtaaaatttttctccggtaCGAGAAACGGCTAATCCGAtgtattttgagccgctgagtccgaaaatgacctccgttttttcccatcaccctccgtaaatggtcaaaaatacccatttttccccaaaagatcgagtttttcgtaaaaatggtgggtgataacgaatttctgaggtcatattcgggttttccagctcaaattacataagaatcgatgtatcacacgtgcggaaaaattttaaaatttccctggaggtggggacggttcggaaaagcttttttccctgaaaaatcggactttctagaaaacggggggttgtcagagatgaatagaggtcaaatttggattcagctgctcttaatatagcaGAAGAGACCTAGAGaggatctcagaaaatttcttagactcctcacaacaggaaaatcgtccaaaaaacaccgaaaaaggtagttttccaaggaaaatcgattttccgggaaaatcgtgggtgatcggaaaaatccaagatcatattcgggttcagcgagtcaaaatacataagaatcgatgtatcgcacgtcgcggacacgtttaaaatatatttttgatcctctttgagtccgggaaagcttattcacaaatttaggctcggaaaaatcgactTTGCCGGAAAATTggggggtgatggaaaaaaaccgaggtcatattcggattcagcggcttaaaatacataagaatgacTGTATCACGggtccagaaaaatttatacaaataaattgcatgcatgacaaatatacttcaaatttgctcattttccggggaaaagtcgcttttccgaaaaactggagggtgatgggaaaaaacggaggtcattttcggactcagcggctcaaaatacaTCGGATTAGCCGTTTCTCGTactggagaaaaattttacctacattctgcagggggtaatagtcgcaaaaacaccaaaaatgcccaaaaatggccatttttccgggtaaaatcgacttttccggaaaactggagggtgatgggaaaaaacggaggtcatattcggattcaacGCCTCAAAATACAAAAGGATCACTTTATCTCGTATgggagacatttttgtcatttttttttgttgcacagTGTAAATTGGTAAATGAAACGTTGCATCCATAAAAGATGACTAAACCGATCTGGCTTTCATCATCTCTTCAATTATGCAGTAGCTGAgtgagctgattgttgaaattaacagacaaagctatagacaaagaggacatggtgtatagagcgatcctgttggttgaaatgggtggtttttatagactaaggagcaataatgatggactaaccatggGGTCTCTTGTTgattgccgttacttagtctactACCAatctcctatgtccattgcaatcatctttttccaccaataggatccccctATATCCCTTATGTCTTGTTTGCATCAGTTTCAAAAATCTTCTATTCTAATTTCTATCGATCTCTATCTAAAAATTCTATTCCCATCTAAAAAATTTCTATAGATTAAATAGTTAACAATATGGAGTTCAGAGTGCCATAAGCGTTAATCCAACCAATGACATCTACATCCAGACTCCATGAGACAATTTCAAAATCGGTCCCTTCCTGTCCGAAATACCGATCTTCAAAGTTGGGAAACAGGGCCCTCCCTAGATAAAATGATGGGTCACTAAATTGCCGTGGAGGCCACGTAAAAAGGTAAAGGTTAACCGACTCctaggaatccaaatttgacgGCTCCAAAGCCCCCTCTcccattttttattctttaatataaaaagtataaattaaTCCGCGGGGGCATCGCTGACAGGATACAGGGCAAGCTCGGGACTTGTCTAATTTATAAGTTTAGGgtctctcttctttttcatcaatgaaGCCCCATAAGGAGCTTCAAACCCATCAGATTTGGATTCCTTGGAGTTGTTCACCCATTAAGACACTTGTTTTCGGGCCTCCACGTCAACTTATTGATCgagcattttatcaaagaaggGCTCTGTCCCGCGACTTCAAAGGTCAATATTTCGGACATAAATGAGCCGATTTTAGACTTTTTGGTTTTGCTAGGTCAATATTGTCCATACTTCctgattttgatcaaataattttgaaagtatATCGAAAACTCCGAATTTTAAAGTTAGGACAACCTTTTTGGTCTCCAAAGAGAAGCGGAGGGGCCTTgggaataaaatgaaaaacggATACTCGAAGGTCAATTCCCTGTATATTTCTACAGTTTTCGACTTCGTCCGATCAAAACTAACTGATAAATAAGCTCGGTAAGGGTGATCTGGGGTACACTGTATGTGATTCTCCACTTGAGATGGGATCTTACTTTAGCTACGCAAATTATTCGAGAGACCTTTTTTCTTCCGTCAGgtcgaaaatttgaagtttgagTTTTTGACGCAAATAAACCTCTATCATTCTAAAGGGTAAGTTGCAAGATGTCtcattaattcttttttttcctagtgGCACACGAATTGCATTTTTCCGTCAATTTTGAGCCCGAATAGGGCagattaaaacttcaaacattttctcgtgCCATATTTCATATCGTTTGAACTAAAATGTTAGCAAAACATCCCTTGAactaaaatgtttacaaaacatCCCTTCAGGCTAGGGCACCAATTGTTCGATTTTGAGTATTTCAGTAGGAAGATCCCTCAATCCGTAGACGGTTGCGTGCTTGCTCCCAACAATTCGTTGCAACCTGTTCCGGTAAAGTGGATACGCAATATGTTTTTCCAGCGTGATTCACGCAAGGGTTTGCACTGACACCATCGGCATGCTATGCCAATATCTGGAGTCTGTCACGATCAAGGTGTTTCAGAATGCAAACTTACCTGTGTTCtaagattttggaattttacgtgaaaaaatGGCTGCAATCCTAGGTGGAACTTGGAATTTTCTGAGGGACACTGAGGGGCACCGCACCTCATCAAGGTGGTctgaggaagggggaggggcgcAGAAATGCATCTTATCGAGAGAATTATGGGGATAGACTCCCCTCAGCTCCCAAAGGGGGTTCGCAGAACCAGCccacgaaaattttgaaaattaagataTCTCAGAGGCTATACTTAACGAGTTACTGTGactgaaaaattgattgaaataaaGTTTCAAAGATGGCAGAAATGTCATGcgcacttatttttttaatcttccACATCttctgaaaaaggaaaagtttaATTCTGGAAGCagcagccccctcccccccgtcgCCCTCCTAATTCTGCCCTTGGGCTCAGGTcaatttactttcaaaattgtcTATCAAGATCACCTTAGATTTCCACGTGATAATGACTAAGACTTCTATTACAAAAGGCGCCACGATTACAGTCAGATTCCACCTAGAAAACCATTTAAAACTCAACACGACTGATACTTAGCTTCATTAATAATATACTCCTATAAATTCTGCTGATGTAATTGGTCAACATGTTAGCTTGAGGTTTTTCCTTGTATATTAGGGggaaacaagcagtgaactccaacacaatgtgttgataaggcgcgtcattaactcgcacatatcaacccctttagttttcatttacagagatttcaaaaaaggcaagcagcacaacaagagaattcacgatccagcagtgcaaggtcaacgacgcaccttgacgagaccgtgtattgtgaatctgaaaagctattcgaacaaatttaagtgttttgatctgcctcaagcaaaatcttatcagatccttgaagaaaagtgctacggaaaaatttaagcgaagaaaggaaaaattctgtcgaactcctagaagataaagtcgatttaaaggtattttggggctaaaatacccaaatcaccggtattataaatcccgttatattattgaaaagagatttactcgatataaatgcaattgtattaaatatgtcttgatttttttattttaaacgtcttttcatgcaaagaagcttaaccatgtccatgctttattcattcatgaattgaaagtaagcaatccacatcccgaaaatctaccgatttgccgtgaaaaattgcagaaacttgatataccaggtcgatgtacccactctttgaatttaccaatcgatttcgtgagtgcacgtatgtgaaagtcaaaatgctatagtcattttgggtgcattcatttttcatgaaacaattgtaagtaatttcaatcccgaaaaaccatacattttccgtataaaatcgaaaaaatcaaaatatgtcgactccctgacgtgaaaattaaattctacgtgtgaaaatacttatgtatcgatatgctgaacatgcccgcctctcctcgtaatttacaaaccgttcctatactcatctcaaaatttttctcagagctttgtgttattatcagcttccatttaaaccccggtttgatggccgattcggctgcccaaaaagcaagccatttttgaagggctctatgagaaattcgtgatattatcagctctcaggaaatcaccccatgggtaaaattgctggtataaattttcgagagcttaaaataatcgtattcaagaaactaaggcattaaactatggagtcaatttcgttttaataatgtaacgggatttacttgtcttcaggtcaaaactcatacaaggaagccccttgcaagaggctaattttttgtaatttcactcaattttttctcctttttataattgaattgcttgtcacattctgaggtcaatcatattaaattgtaatttatacatttctttttttcccccttcattttattttttgtttggagaagttttgttgatttcttcggatttcgaatactgtaacttctcttctatttggccgatttttatgaatgagacctcttttaattcgtgtttcaacggagagtaaggaaaaaattgctaaaaactcccgaaacaattttttttgaaaattgggcgaatcctagcgtgacggtgaaatggttaatgaagcgtaagtaattgggcgaggggctgaggatcccggcctagcttggcgaccgtcattagctattgttcgtcgagacgccgacgcagtgatcaggagcgtggggaagagaggggtaagtagattcctgtatgagccacgtttagctaatggtctaatgagtctcgaggctcatcacagattgcacttacacagattgcactgtatttcttagttttaataagaaataaaatataattctgtaaaattagtaaataaataccaagacattTATTCAGAATGTCaaagacttttttttactttcttttttttttttttttttttttttttttttttattggtattttaacAACAATCTACAATATATGTATTCAGTTGACTTTGGATAGGACGCCTcacaaagactgactgaaaactttttattaacctcatatgataaaaatattattatcagctgacactgacattgttgtcagatgaacagcactatcagagcacggttaccaacttttgaaaagtataacagaggtttggagatctgtcaaagcaacgttttgaacaaaacggaggagttaaattctcattccgagagtgccgacctgctcagccatcctcgaatcagttcgcttgattctgcttatatatgcatattttaaatcagcgcgtcgtactcttaggctttttttaagaaaaccaagtaacgtagactcttggtattcactgcacataaactagagagccccagaatgagaaacaactttaaatcataattattgacggataaataaactttttacacgctttggaaaatctcagaagttcgcggtagtcacttttcggtaaggaactaagggactcggttattgtatcgagcagggttcgaaacgatcgcaaaggcggtatactacgtatacgcgccaaaaaatttatcaacataTAGAGTGATACCTTTTGTCAGCTGAAGATAAATTATGTTATTCTATGTTATGCAAAAATTTCGaaaccttcaaatttcaaatcgcTGGCTTTGATATAAAACAGATCGATTTATTCATCACATTATTCGATATTTTCGATTCAATGGTCCCAATACAACTCAATTTTCAgagcatcaaaattcaaacgagccaatcagattctAATTTTATAAGATACAGTTATCAAATGACGTGCCCACTAAATTGATCTATTTAACAAGGAGAGTTACAGGAGGAAtgggagagaaagagaaaggggGGGGGTGAAAGAAAAAGAGTTGACACGTCTTTGTTGTGCCTAAAGTAACTCTAGGATAACGcaacttttattatttttcctatgCTAGGTACATCCTTCCCGTTCATGACGAACAAAAACCAATACCCCGGTATCAATATCCCGGAATCTGCAGGTAGAACCGCATTATAAGAGTTCGCGCTGGCTGCTCTCAGGTCCAGGGGGACTCTCCTTTGATCGGTATCAACGGTGTGCGTGGCGCTGCCCAAACGGACGAGACTCGCCGAAATGATCTTACCGTCCGTCTTGAAGGCAAGTCTTCCTCCCGGTCTGACCGTCGCAGAGGACACGGCCGTAATGACAGGTCTGGTCGCCCTGCTCCCATCAGAGTTGAAGAGGTAAGCCGGGGAGTAGATCTGAAAGTCGAAGTGGTTCGTATCACAGCTTCCGCAAAGCCCACCGCCCCCGCTGATAACGGTGGCGTCCTGGAGGAGGACAGCGAAAGAGTGGTAGTTGCGGGGTATGGAGTTGGGGGCCGCCGGTCGGAAGCGATCTTTCTTCGGACAGTAGATCTCCGACGTGTTCTGCCAACCCTCGTCGAAGAACGGCGTGCCTACAACCTGACCACCAACGATGAAAACCTCGCCGTTGGGCAACACCACGCCGTTGTGGTAGATCCGCGGGAAGTTCATCCTATTTCCCGTCTCTTGGACCTGAGGGTCCGCCTTCGGGTTCCCGAGGGTGATAAGATGGGCGTTGGTCGTGGCTGCCTCTTGCATGTAGCTCGGCGCTCCTCCTGCGGTCAAGATCTTCCCGGCAACCGCGTCAAACATCACGGCCACTCCGCACATGGCGTCCGTATCCCTACCGCGAGGCCCAGCACCTCGGTGGCCACCCGCACCGTTGGTCGAATACCAGTTCATAGCCTTACTCGGACCGGCCTGGAACACGGAGTTACCTTTCCAGCCGAAGAGCCACCCATGGTTGTCCCCTCGGTAGGTGCCCTGTTTGTCCGCCGTCACCATTGGTTGCACAGGGCACCCAGGGAGGAGGCTCCACCTGTTGGTATTCGGATCGTAGATCTCTCCGTTTTTATTACCCACGCCCCCGTTCCACGATCCACCAATCACGAAAATCCGTCCGTCGGCGCAAAGCGTCGACGCCTGGTACCCTCTCGAGATGGTCATATTCGGACCCGAGACCCACGAGTCGACACCCGGTTCGTAGATGCTCGTTTTGGAGGCATCGTTGCCGCCCGTTACGAAGACGCGACCGTTGGCGTCTTGGCAGAGACCCGGGCAGAACATGTCGTGGTGCGTGTCCGTAACCGTGCGTTGGGAGATAGTCCTTGTCGTTGGGTCGTAGGTGGCCGTGAATGTCAATCCACCCGGACCCCCCACGAACGCATCGTTCGAGTAGGACGACCACATGAGGACCCTCCCGTCGTGCAGGACGGCGACCGCGGAGGGGACGATCGGACAATCGATCGTCGGCCCCCAGATCCCGAGACTCGAGTGCGGGGTGGTGAAGGTGGGCGTCGTGAAGACGCCTAGTTCTGCGACGCAGGTGAAGGGTTGATTCTCTGGCTCTGTCGTGTGGACGATCCTGATGTAGCGGGCTTTGACGGTCTCGAAGACGGAAAACTTCTCGGTCGTGTCCGCGAACCA
This window encodes:
- the LOC109043609 gene encoding uncharacterized protein, with amino-acid sequence MIKHSVTTIILHVLLCLRKETLGRNLIESMMGEGMADRGLLSQLVLDAAPPRAGSLLDRKSWTVTCENSHAGNECSNMIDGDPASFYHSEYEPTATPLPHTITIDLKEIRNVNGIVMLPRQDGGRNGIIAGHSIHVSLDGRTFSDPVALGTWFADTTEKFSVFETVKARYIRIVHTTEPENQPFTCVAELGVFTTPTFTTPHSSLGIWGPTIDCPIVPSAVAVLHDGRVLMWSSYSNDAFVGGPGGLTFTATYDPTTRTISQRTVTDTHHDMFCPGLCQDANGRVFVTGGNDASKTSIYEPGVDSWVSGPNMTISRGYQASTLCADGRIFVIGGSWNGGVGNKNGEIYDPNTNRWSLLPGCPVQPMVTADKQGTYRGDNHGWLFGWKGNSVFQAGPSKAMNWYSTNGAGGHRGAGPRGRDTDAMCGVAVMFDAVAGKILTAGGAPSYMQEAATTNAHLITLGNPKADPQVQETGNRMNFPRIYHNGVVLPNGEVFIVGGQVVGTPFFDEGWQNTSEIYCPKKDRFRPAAPNSIPRNYHSFAVLLQDATVISGGGGLCGSCDTNHFDFQIYSPAYLFNSDGSRATRPVITAVSSATVRPGGRLAFKTDGKIISASLVRLGSATHTVDTDQRRVPLDLRAASANSYNAVLPADSGILIPGYWFLFVMNGKDVPSIGKIIKVALS